The Fervidicoccaceae archaeon genome contains a region encoding:
- a CDS encoding M20/M25/M40 family metallo-hydrolase, with translation MDSSKKDFLERLRSHVKERWEYMIEEGRNLIRMPSISATGEGIAETADYLREWIRDRIGGEASLLSYGGHPIVFAKIKGETDEKAIVYNMYDVQPPDPIELWEVPPFEAKIVDGKIIARGSYNSKGALMGSLLGLEALLNLKGNLPLTTYVVLEGEEELGSRSMPKFVEDKKSELEGAKVTYFAFPSESVPGKPWIILGNRGLVYIEVRARTSKYDVHSSYSRGFYNPVVILSKIISHMIDPLEGPRIPWLEEKAIGPTEEDLNYLQDIKEASPMEEVQSSYGIYKPRISGDDWYIATHFKPTVNVDGIISGYTGRGTKTIIPSEASMKIDFRIVPGIEPEDVVRGFEEMLKRLGLRDFVEYTVLNSYTWGKTDPRAPAVEIARDTYRDLGYNSYVIPILPGSAPSYLFTRVLKTAMIDTAPGSGARAHAPNEYITADTIPKIALYTALFMEKLKGAYGSRA, from the coding sequence TTGGATTCATCAAAAAAGGACTTTCTTGAACGTCTTCGGTCACATGTTAAAGAAAGATGGGAATACATGATAGAGGAAGGCAGGAATCTAATTAGAATGCCCAGCATTTCGGCCACGGGCGAGGGAATTGCTGAAACTGCGGATTATCTAAGAGAATGGATTAGAGATAGGATTGGAGGAGAGGCATCTCTCCTTTCCTACGGAGGTCATCCAATAGTTTTCGCAAAGATAAAAGGGGAAACTGACGAGAAAGCAATAGTCTATAACATGTATGATGTGCAGCCGCCGGATCCAATAGAGCTCTGGGAGGTACCCCCCTTTGAAGCGAAAATAGTTGATGGCAAAATAATTGCAAGGGGGAGCTATAACTCAAAGGGGGCTCTTATGGGCTCCCTACTTGGCTTAGAAGCTCTCTTGAATTTGAAAGGTAATCTGCCCCTAACCACATATGTAGTCCTCGAGGGAGAGGAGGAGCTTGGCAGCAGATCCATGCCAAAATTCGTTGAAGACAAGAAGTCGGAGCTGGAAGGAGCAAAGGTAACTTACTTCGCTTTCCCATCAGAATCAGTTCCAGGAAAGCCGTGGATCATTTTAGGCAACAGGGGACTAGTCTATATTGAAGTGAGAGCGAGGACCTCTAAGTATGATGTTCACAGTAGCTATAGTAGAGGATTCTACAACCCAGTAGTAATACTTTCAAAGATAATATCTCACATGATTGATCCTCTGGAAGGTCCGAGGATCCCGTGGCTCGAGGAAAAAGCTATCGGTCCTACAGAGGAAGATCTGAATTACTTGCAGGATATAAAGGAAGCATCTCCAATGGAGGAGGTACAGAGTAGCTATGGAATTTACAAGCCCAGAATTTCTGGCGATGACTGGTACATAGCAACTCACTTCAAACCAACAGTCAACGTAGATGGAATTATTTCAGGATATACGGGAAGAGGTACAAAGACTATAATTCCCTCAGAGGCTTCAATGAAAATTGACTTCAGGATAGTCCCAGGAATTGAGCCAGAGGATGTAGTTAGGGGCTTCGAGGAAATGCTAAAGCGCCTGGGTTTAAGAGATTTTGTTGAATATACAGTGCTCAATTCATATACATGGGGAAAAACAGATCCCAGAGCTCCTGCTGTTGAAATAGCGAGGGATACGTACAGAGATCTGGGCTACAATTCATATGTCATTCCAATCTTGCCTGGATCAGCACCATCATATCTGTTTACCCGTGTCTTGAAAACTGCAATGATTGATACCGCTCCAGGAAGCGGTGCCAGAGCTCATGCTCCAAATGAGTACATAACAGCAGATACCATCCCAAAAATTGCCCTATATACTGCCCTTTTCATGGAAAAATTGAAGGGAGCCTATGGAAGCCGAGCTTAG
- a CDS encoding DUF2208 domain-containing protein — MSAIMQSKKQILISQLSILLFAVVAGFLGRTGTLYWIFIFLYFIVYMYLMSKFGQPKYPSSAKAAELEKGKTLYEETKAFEYVSSDKQYALEMQEQMKAMNVSMMLSFVVLIYFFIAFAPVTSYIAPHFSDERIGMTVAYLTLFEGSFAISTAGQIYTSRKMKKQNKKMVMINVPRSFIVTTKGVILKGLTSSSGLKFPLSGFKIELNEDRKFVELTNETEKGIYKVRFYTKSPKKLYDIIMRRNEKIGEEEKEDDE, encoded by the coding sequence ATGTCGGCAATAATGCAGAGCAAGAAGCAAATTCTGATAAGCCAGCTCTCTATTCTATTATTCGCTGTGGTAGCAGGCTTCCTGGGAAGAACTGGAACGCTTTATTGGATTTTCATATTTCTCTATTTCATCGTCTATATGTACTTAATGAGCAAGTTTGGACAGCCAAAGTATCCCAGCTCGGCTAAGGCAGCAGAGCTGGAGAAGGGGAAGACTCTATATGAAGAAACAAAGGCTTTTGAGTATGTGAGCAGTGATAAGCAATACGCATTGGAAATGCAGGAGCAAATGAAGGCAATGAATGTGAGCATGATGCTCTCCTTCGTGGTGCTCATCTATTTCTTCATAGCATTTGCTCCAGTGACTTCATATATTGCTCCGCATTTCTCGGATGAGAGAATTGGGATGACAGTTGCTTATCTTACCCTATTCGAAGGGAGCTTTGCCATAAGCACTGCTGGACAAATCTATACCTCAAGAAAGATGAAGAAGCAGAACAAGAAGATGGTGATGATAAATGTTCCCAGAAGCTTCATTGTCACAACCAAGGGTGTTATCTTAAAGGGATTGACCAGTAGTTCTGGACTCAAGTTTCCCCTAAGTGGTTTCAAAATAGAGCTGAATGAGGATAGGAAGTTCGTTGAGCTCACAAATGAAACGGAAAAGGGTATATATAAAGTTAGATTCTATACAAAAAGCCCAAAAAAACTGTATGACATAATTATGAGAAGAAATGAGAAGATTGGCGAAGAGGAAAAAGAGGATGATGAATAA